A region from the Alnus glutinosa chromosome 5, dhAlnGlut1.1, whole genome shotgun sequence genome encodes:
- the LOC133869267 gene encoding uncharacterized protein LOC133869267, with product MVRTRATTSGANDPRHEMGGGSHQNATEMEARLAQMSRDMEVLTQQNLRLLRRLADERIPEMAEGNEEEESNTHKEADMESRRITERTQQEDQPRPAEGIANPPPGEGMVNHQYEERRLNEAIATLDEKYEDKYNRLQLEIQQNHKGKTSRVDSLLNRSSPFTERVLAIQLPEKFKIPAIQAYTGIEDPTEHLDSYKMHMDLHGSPQEMACRAFPLTLSGSARDWFRKLPPNSITSFDDLGQKFITQFLAGCKRKKPSGQLMAMRQKEGESLKDYVARFNQAKLTVDSPTEEMVYAALYQGLRVEGPLMSEIALNHPENLTDLTDVIEKYVNQEETLSALRESQRQKVAESNNSVKKEKKNQKEEKRTETKPAKYYQFSIEEWTPLNAPINEILMEIKKDPQYERPFPLHNKQVREENRHKFCAYHNARGHVTEECRNLRILIEKFIKNGKLLRFIADNQGLPRQNQRPREHRDREQGRRERSPQRHRKRSPQRHRGRSPQRRNEDHRDRREEPQRGRSRSRGAQGHEPRNGPVIADIRTIFGGFGGGGETSADRKAYARYQKHHEVMAIERPHKSYRRESMVVGFSDEDYAGVSLSHTDAIVVTLQVANHRIHRMFIDNGSSTDILYWSAFRNMEISPEKVIPTTCPLVGFAWEQVLPIGSIELPVTAGDYPTTKTIMVKFLLIDKPSAYNAIIGRTTLNDLKAVTSTSHLKIKFPTERGVGEVRGEQGVARRCYNITLKGTPSQKSCKEKGEQ from the coding sequence ATGGTACGAACAAGAGCCACGACCTCAGGAGCAAACGACCCTCGCCACGAGATGGGAGGTGGGTCTCACCAGAATGCAACTGAGATGGAGGCACGACTAGCCCAGATGTCTAGGGACATGGAGGTCCTAACTCAACAGAACCTTCGTCTTTTAAGGCGATTGGCGGACGAACGAATTCCTGAAATGGCCGagggaaatgaagaagaagaaagcaatacccACAAAGAAGCAGACATGGAGAGCAGAAGGATCACAGAAAGAACTCAACAAGAAGATCAACCCCGGCCGGCTGAAGGGATTGCAAACCCCCCTCCTGGTGAAGGTATGGTGAATCATCAATATGAAGAAAGAAGACTTAATGAAGCCATCGCCACACTTGATGAGAAATATGAAGATAAGTATAACCGACTGCAACTCGAAATCCAGCAAAACCACAAAGGGAAGACTTCTCGGGTGGATAGCCTGTTGAACAGGTCTTCCCCATTTACCGAGCGTGTCCTGGCAATTCAGCTCCCGGAGAAATTTAAAATTCCGGCCATTCAAGCATATACCGGGATTGAAGATCCCACTGAGCATCTCGACAGCTATAAGATGCATATGGATCTACATGGGTCCCCTCAGGAgatggcatgccgagcttttccacTTACCCTGTCCGGTTCGGCTCGGGATTGGTTTCGAAAACTCCCGCCGAATTCCATCACAAGTTTTGATGATCTCGGGCAGAAATTCATAACTCAATTCCTGGCTGGATGCAAGAGGAAGAAGCCCTCTGGGCAACTGATGGCGATGCGCCAAAAGGAAGGcgagtctctaaaagactatgtGGCCCGATTCAATCAAGCGAAGCTCACCGTTGATAGTCCAACTGAAGAAATGGTCTATGCTGCCCTGTACCAGGGTTTGCGGGTGGAAGGGCCCTTGATGTCGGAAATTGCTCTCAATCATCCTGAAAATTTGACCGACTTGACAGACGTGATTGAGAAGTATGTAAACCAAGAGGAAACCCTCTCAGCGTTGAGGGAATCCCAGAGGCAGAAGGTTGCGGAGTCGAACAACTCcgtaaagaaggaaaaaaagaatcagaaggaagaaaagaggacAGAAACCAAACCAGCAAAGTATTACCAGTTCTCCATAGAGGAATGGACTCCCTTGAATGCTCCCATTAACGAGATATTGATGGAAATCAAGAAGGATCCGCAATACGAGAGGCCTTTTCCCCTTCACAACAAGCAGGTAAGGGAAGAAAATAGACACAAGTTCTGCGCGTACCATAATGCTCGGGGTCATGTTACCGAGGAATGCAGAAATCTCAGAATCCTGATCGAGAAGTTTATCAAAAACGGAAAATTACTCCGTTTTATAGCAGACAACCAGGGTCTGCCTCGACAGAATCAGAGGCCTCGAGAGCATAGAGACCGAGAGCAAGGACGTAGAGAGCGTTCTCCTCAGAGACATAGAAAGCGTTCTCCTCAGAGACATAGAGGGCGTTCTCCTCAAAGACGTAATGAGGATCACCGAGACAGAAGGGAGGAACCTCAGCGTGGCAGAAGCAGAAGTAGAGGCGCACAAGGCCATGAACCACGGAATGGGCCGGTCATCGCCGACATCCGAACTATATTCGGAGGTTTTGGCGGAGGAGGAGAAACAAGTGCGGATAGGAAGGCATACGCTCGGTATCAGAAACATCATGAGGTAATGGCTATAGAGAGACCCCACAAATCCTACCGGAGGGAATCTATGGTGGTGGGGTTTTCAGATGAAGATTACGCGGGAGTTTCACTTTCGCATACCGACGCGATCGTGGTCACGCTGCAGGTGGCTAACCACCGAATCCATCGAATGTTCATCGATAATGGGAGCTCGACTGATATCCTATATTGGTCGGCCTTTCGAAACATGGAGATCAGTCCGGAAAAGGTGATCCCGACTACCTGCCCTTTGGTAGGATTTGCTTGGGAACAGGTCTTGCCGATCGGGTCCATTGAACTCCCCGTGACTGCTGGGGATTATCCGACCACGAAAACTATTAtggttaagtttttgttgatcgATAAACCCTCGGCCTACAACGCGATCATTGGAAGAACAACACTTAATGATCTGAAGGCGGTCACTTCCACTTCACATTTGAAGATCAAATTCCCAACCGAGAGAGGTGTTGGAGAAGTAAGGGGAGAACAGGGAGTGGCACGTCGGTGCTACAACATAACGCTGAAAGGGACTCCTTCACAGAAGAGTTGCAAGGAGAAGGGCGAGCAATAG